A single Sporosarcina sp. FSL W8-0480 DNA region contains:
- the narJ gene encoding nitrate reductase molybdenum cofactor assembly chaperone, producing the protein MINLDRLFEEKTVFGFFANQLSYPEKYTFHPSVLEESVDSSDPSYPHVKKYWDLMYEYSLDEIQEMYINTFDFQKDATLFMTYVKYEDSKERGQMLARLKVLYEMFGLIMPDNELSDFLPLMCEFIYAAEWKGDPRAQQSFAMLLSVLEDGSYHLMKALEKYESPYFHLIKGMREVFKSCIQQEVPAND; encoded by the coding sequence GTGATTAACCTAGACCGGCTATTTGAAGAAAAGACTGTCTTCGGGTTTTTCGCAAACCAATTGTCCTATCCCGAAAAGTACACATTTCATCCATCGGTATTGGAAGAGTCGGTTGACTCTTCCGATCCTTCTTATCCCCATGTAAAGAAATATTGGGATTTGATGTATGAATATAGTCTTGATGAAATTCAGGAGATGTATATTAATACATTTGATTTTCAAAAAGATGCGACGCTTTTTATGACGTACGTGAAATACGAGGACTCAAAAGAGCGGGGGCAAATGCTCGCGAGATTGAAAGTGCTTTATGAAATGTTCGGACTTATCATGCCGGACAATGAATTATCCGATTTCCTCCCGTTGATGTGTGAATTTATCTATGCGGCGGAGTGGAAAGGTGATCCACGTGCCCAACAAAGTTTTGCGATGTTGCTCTCGGTGTTGGAAGATGGATCCTACCATTTAATGAAGGCGTTAGAGAAATACGAAAGTCCCTACTTCCACCTCATCAAAGGAATGAGGGAGGTATTCAAGTCTTGTATCCAACAGGAGGTTCCTGCCAATGACTAA
- the narH gene encoding nitrate reductase subunit beta, with the protein MKIKAQVAMVMNLDKCIGCHTCSVTCKTAWTNREGAEYMWFNNVETKPGIGYPKRWEDQELYKGGWHLRNGKLELKSGSKLSKIALGKIFYNPDMPEIKEFYEPWTYDYEKLTMAPEREHTPVARAKSVISGDYMDLEWGPNWEDQLAGAHITGPQDPNIEKIEEEIKFNFEKAFMMYLPRLCEHCLNPSCVASCPAGAIYKREEDGIVLVDQEACRGWRYCTTGCPYKKVYFNWKTNKAEKCTFCFPRVEAGLPTVCSETCTGRIRYLGVLLYDADRVLEAASTPDPKDLYKAQCDLFLDPNDPEVIEQALKDGISEDWINAAKNSPVYKLAIEYKLAFPLHPEYRTLPMVWYVPPLSPIMNYFEGKDSIKNPDMIFPAIEEMRIPIQYLANMLTAGDAQTVKEGLQRMAMMRSYMRALSSGKEFDESRLERVGLTAQQTKQMYRLLAIAKYEDRFVIPTSHKEGTMNVYRSQGSAGYNEQMGTYGESIDPSPSNYSMFDANGDCNGCGVIAPQTQKTGKQIYEENFYGGIWRD; encoded by the coding sequence TTGAAAATTAAAGCACAAGTAGCAATGGTGATGAACTTAGATAAATGCATCGGCTGCCATACATGTAGTGTTACATGTAAAACGGCATGGACGAACCGTGAAGGCGCCGAGTATATGTGGTTTAACAACGTAGAAACGAAACCAGGGATCGGGTATCCGAAACGTTGGGAAGACCAGGAGCTTTATAAAGGCGGATGGCATCTTCGAAACGGGAAACTTGAACTGAAGTCAGGTTCCAAACTATCGAAAATTGCATTAGGTAAAATCTTCTATAATCCGGATATGCCAGAAATCAAGGAATTCTACGAGCCTTGGACGTACGACTACGAGAAACTGACAATGGCGCCTGAAAGAGAACATACACCTGTAGCACGTGCAAAGTCTGTCATTTCTGGTGACTATATGGATCTTGAATGGGGACCAAACTGGGAGGACCAATTAGCGGGTGCCCACATTACAGGCCCACAAGATCCGAACATCGAGAAAATTGAAGAAGAGATCAAATTCAATTTCGAAAAAGCATTCATGATGTACTTGCCACGTCTTTGCGAACACTGTTTGAATCCAAGCTGTGTAGCGTCATGTCCGGCAGGGGCTATCTACAAACGTGAAGAAGACGGAATTGTGCTTGTTGACCAGGAAGCTTGTCGTGGATGGCGTTATTGCACGACTGGCTGCCCGTACAAAAAGGTCTATTTCAACTGGAAGACGAACAAAGCTGAAAAGTGCACATTCTGTTTCCCACGTGTTGAAGCAGGATTGCCAACTGTCTGCTCTGAAACATGTACAGGTAGAATTCGTTATTTAGGCGTTCTTCTATATGATGCTGACCGTGTTCTTGAAGCTGCTTCAACGCCAGATCCAAAAGATCTTTATAAAGCGCAATGTGATTTATTCCTTGATCCGAATGATCCGGAAGTGATTGAACAGGCACTGAAAGATGGAATTTCAGAAGACTGGATCAATGCAGCGAAAAATTCTCCGGTCTATAAATTGGCCATTGAATATAAGTTGGCATTCCCGTTGCATCCGGAATACCGTACATTGCCAATGGTTTGGTATGTGCCGCCACTCAGCCCGATCATGAACTATTTCGAAGGGAAAGATTCTATTAAAAATCCTGATATGATCTTCCCTGCAATCGAAGAGATGAGAATTCCGATTCAGTACTTGGCTAATATGCTTACGGCAGGAGATGCGCAAACCGTGAAAGAAGGACTTCAACGCATGGCGATGATGCGCTCGTACATGAGAGCATTGTCATCAGGAAAAGAATTCGACGAATCCCGTCTTGAACGTGTCGGTTTGACAGCACAACAAACGAAGCAAATGTACCGCCTACTTGCGATTGCGAAATACGAGGACCGCTTCGTCATCCCGACTTCCCATAAGGAAGGGACGATGAACGTCTACCGTTCTCAAGGTTCAGCTGGTTATAACGAACAAATGGGGACATATGGCGAAAGCATCGATCCAAGCCCATCCAATTATTCGATGTTTGATGCGAACGGAGACTGCAATGGCTGTGGCGTAATCGCACCACAAACACAAAAGACTGGTAAGCAAATATACGAAGAAAACTTCTACGGGGGGATTTGGCGTGATTAA